Below is a window of Edaphobacter dinghuensis DNA.
GGGCGATACGCCCAACTCGTGGTGCGCGCTGATGGAGGCACGGTACGAGACAGGGATCGACCGCATCCTGTTTGCATTGGCGGGGATGAATGCACATATCAACCATGACCTTGCGCTGGCTTTGCTCGAGACTAACCACGAGATGAATCTGGTACCAGATGAGGACAGTCCGCAGCATATGGACTATGAGGCGGTGAATCGGTTGCTGAACGATGTGACGCCTGCCGCGTTGCAGATGCTGGCGGTGGGGATTCTGGGTCTGGCAGCTGAAGACACAGGAAAGATCGGGAGGGTGCTGGCCTTTTGGAATATCTGCAAGGCTCGGGATCTGGCCTGGGATTTTGGAGATTCTCTAAGAGCGCTGAGTGGATCTGCTCTGACGGCCACACTGGCGGTACAGGATCAGATGACCGGAGTGGTAGGACAGGCGATTTTGCGTTGTGTCTGAGGCTTACTTAACGACCTGAAGCGTTCGGTCCCATCGGGCGAAGTCGGCCAGGGCGTCTACAGCGCCGGTGTGATGGCGATGCAATACCAGAGCATTTGAGGAACGGGCCATCGCGACCTCACTGGCCGAAGGCTGCTGCAGCGAAAAGTAGATGAGCAAGGGCTCGCCGACGATGGCGTTGCGGGGGACGAGGCCCCAGTAACGACTGTCCTCGCTGTCGTTGCGATTGTCGCCAAGGACGAAATAATTATCCGGAGGGATGGTGAGCTCGCCGTCATGGATCAGGGAGCGCATCCTGATCCACCAGCGGGAGTCGACGTCAGGGTCGGTGCTTTGCAGGCGGGGGAAGTTGTCGCGATAGACGTCGGGGGCGCTGGGCCGATAGACCGCGTAGGGCTCGGAGAGAAGAACGTCGTCGACGTAGACGTGGCCGTCGCGCAGCTTGATGCGGTCGCCGGGGAGGCCGATGACGCGCTTGACCAAGTGCATGGTGGGGTTCACGGGATAGTGGAAGACGACGACCTCTCCACGGTGGATGCGCGGTGTGGGGAAGATCCAGCCGGAGCTTCCGGGCGTGGTGATCTGCTTGTCAACCAGGAGGAAGTCTCCGACGAGCAGTGTCGGCTCCATGGAGCCGGAGGGGATGCGGAAGGGCTGGATGACGAAGGTGATGATGAAGATCGCCGTCACCATGATGACAAGCAGCGATTGGATGGCAAGCAGGATGCCCTCTTTACTGTGATGGGCGTGATGCGGAACCAGCGTGGAGGCCCCGGGAATGGAAGTGCCGGAAGGGGATGGCGGGTTGGAGTCGATGGCGGGCTGAGTCACTTCTATACCTCGAAGCCATCCTTGCGGGAACCCCTCACGATATCGTCCTTGATGGAGCGCTTTTCCGAGAGGAGGCGTTCAATGGCGATGCGGGCGGCCTCTTGCTGGGCCTGTTTTTTCGTGGAACCCTCTGATTCGGCGAGGGCGATGGAGGCGCCCTCACCATCTTCGATGCGAACTTCGACACGGAAGCGTTTCTGGTGGTCGGGGCCGCTTTGGGCTGTGAGGACGTACTGGGGCTGGCCGGCTCCGCTGGCTTGCAGGTACTCCTGCAACGCGGATTTATGGTCGCCGATGGCTCCGCTGAAGGTGTCGCCGGCCTTGAGCGCGAGATTGAGCTCGGGGAGAGCGGGTTCGATGATGTGCTTTTCGATAAAGGTGCGCGCAGCATCGAGGCCACCGTCGAGATAAAGCGCGGCGATGACGGCTTCGATGGCATTGGCCAGGAGGGCGGGCTTCTGACGGCCACCGCTCTGCTCTTCGCCCCGGCCGAGGCGGAGGAGATCGCCGAGGGCGATGCGGGTAGCCACCTCGCCAAGATGGCGGCGGCTGACGAGCGAGGCACGGAGACGGGTGAGTTCTCCTTCACGGGAGCCGGGAAAACGGCGGAAGAGAGATTCGGCCACGGCAAGACCGAGAACGGCATCGCCCAAGAACTCGAGCTGCTCGTTGTCGGAGCGGGGATCGGGCGAAGTCTCAGGATTGGTCTCGTATGCGAGCGAACGATGGGTAAGCGCCCAGGTCAACAGATCGGGCTGCTGGAAGCGGTGGTCGAACAGGGTCGATACCACCTGACTTGAGAGTGGCCGACCGGTCTTTTTGCGGCGCGTCGTCATGTCGTCCGTGCAAACCCCTGACTCTACTGTATCCCAGGGGTTGAAGCCCCTTTTCCCGGAGCTTTTAGATAGACGGCCAAGGTCGCAGCTTTGGCTCTCACTTCGAGAGATTTTGAGAAAAAGAAAGGAAAAGACCGGACTCCATGGGTTTCCCCGCTACGGGGCGAAAGCGGCGCCTTTTGTCGAAAATGACGTTTTACCTTCCTGGCGGTTGTTGCTATTTCGATGGCGGAGGTGGTCGGTATGCGTCCTTTTCGGCCTTTCCGCTGGGGTCGATGGGAGCATCTTCGTCGGAGTCGGCCTGATGTTGCTGGCCTGGAGCGGCAAATGGCTGCTTGAGACCACTTTCGGCGGCAGCCTTGGTATCGGGCTGGCTGTCGCGTACGGCGAGGGCGGCCTGATACTCTGCCAACGCCTTGTCACGGTCGGGCATTACATCGTAGAGACGCCCGAGATAGATGTGAGACCAGGCCAAGGTACGAGGATCCTTCGACGACTTCAGGGTCTCCTGAAAGTCGGTGATGGCCGCTCCGGGCTGACGCTGCATCAGATCGACGCGGGCGAGGATATAGTGCGCCTGAGCGTGATCACGCTGCGGGTCGGCGAGGACAGATTTTGCAATGGCAGAGGCACCGTCAACGTCGCCCTTGAGGAGCTTCATCTCGGCCAGCTCCAACCCTGAGAGCTGGCGGGGCACGCGGGTGACGACCTCGCTTGTTCCCTGAGCCAGAAACTCGATCTGCTTGTCGCGATGGGCCTCACG
It encodes the following:
- the rnc gene encoding ribonuclease III translates to MTTRRKKTGRPLSSQVVSTLFDHRFQQPDLLTWALTHRSLAYETNPETSPDPRSDNEQLEFLGDAVLGLAVAESLFRRFPGSREGELTRLRASLVSRRHLGEVATRIALGDLLRLGRGEEQSGGRQKPALLANAIEAVIAALYLDGGLDAARTFIEKHIIEPALPELNLALKAGDTFSGAIGDHKSALQEYLQASGAGQPQYVLTAQSGPDHQKRFRVEVRIEDGEGASIALAESEGSTKKQAQQEAARIAIERLLSEKRSIKDDIVRGSRKDGFEV
- the lepB gene encoding signal peptidase I, which codes for MTQPAIDSNPPSPSGTSIPGASTLVPHHAHHSKEGILLAIQSLLVIMVTAIFIITFVIQPFRIPSGSMEPTLLVGDFLLVDKQITTPGSSGWIFPTPRIHRGEVVVFHYPVNPTMHLVKRVIGLPGDRIKLRDGHVYVDDVLLSEPYAVYRPSAPDVYRDNFPRLQSTDPDVDSRWWIRMRSLIHDGELTIPPDNYFVLGDNRNDSEDSRYWGLVPRNAIVGEPLLIYFSLQQPSASEVAMARSSNALVLHRHHTGAVDALADFARWDRTLQVVK
- a CDS encoding DUF5995 family protein, which codes for MSVAAADQSLYAIVNGVSPQTVGDVLHVMQQIDDLLTDGDGLKWFNRLYMMVTKEVDFSPPPEGWEDADWLLRLDVVFAGFYFRAMAGFLDGSGDTPNSWCALMEARYETGIDRILFALAGMNAHINHDLALALLETNHEMNLVPDEDSPQHMDYEAVNRLLNDVTPAALQMLAVGILGLAAEDTGKIGRVLAFWNICKARDLAWDFGDSLRALSGSALTATLAVQDQMTGVVGQAILRCV